A stretch of the Balneola vulgaris DSM 17893 genome encodes the following:
- a CDS encoding SLBB domain-containing protein codes for MVRRFSLGAFLGILLSVLAYQAPTSKVVAQSSVQEELSKRNLTLSQARAMARQAGINPDNPAELSRFAKANGVPQAQIDAWLQEMGMSTSSVGASSGMVQDLRDTGVGVEDINEVEPTGALNQAPRITTPTRDGLPYFGYSIFSNVPDAFKPSNVGPVDEGYIIGPEDEMRLALWGATEFQYELAVDAEGRIFIPSIGQITVAGQTLKELRSYLKTRLSQSYSGLVKDPPTIFLDVTLTRLRPIRVFVIGELNNPGGYTFSSYSTLFNVLYGVGGPTVNGSLRDIQLIRDGEVITSFDLYDFLLKGLDTGSIRLQNNDRIFIPRRKNEVTITGPIGRPAIYELKEGESLNDLLTFAGNLKPQAYGKRFHVNRIIPLNERQDPSVARTVLDYNLEKVLAGEVSYVPENGDRVQILNISDRLENIVYIQGAVYQPGSYEINGDIQTVKDLIAAADGIRGDAFTKRLELVRTNEDLTKDFFSLNFEAVMNENATVNMKLQRLDRIQVYSNSVERITNKFVQIFGAVQKPGTYEFSDGMNLSDVILNAGGFTEGAYLGEVEVSRLEKPEDRNSKSIQLFKELITDDANKDAFYHPTLMDGLMDEAKTFGLMHRDKIYVRNNPRFEQQATITIRGEVVFPGTYTLLSENEKLTDVFRRAGGLTVEGYAKGAKLYRNDRQVIIDISEALIGRSMSDMELLPGDEIVVPRVPNTVAVSGNVGVQGLVKFVPGKKVSYYLERVGGMQKESEKRVLLTQPDGTTYSVKRKGWFRKNPEVYDGAQIIVQRKPVETQKEKMTPREFLQETTAILTSTLTVILLIDRLGN; via the coding sequence ATGGTTCGAAGATTTAGCTTAGGTGCATTTCTGGGGATTTTACTGTCTGTTTTAGCTTATCAGGCACCTACCTCGAAAGTGGTGGCACAGTCTTCTGTGCAAGAAGAACTATCCAAAAGAAATTTAACCTTATCACAGGCACGTGCTATGGCACGCCAAGCAGGTATCAATCCTGATAACCCCGCTGAGTTATCACGTTTTGCAAAAGCCAATGGTGTTCCGCAAGCACAAATAGACGCTTGGTTACAAGAAATGGGTATGTCTACATCAAGCGTAGGTGCTTCTAGTGGGATGGTGCAAGATCTTAGAGATACAGGTGTAGGTGTGGAAGATATCAACGAAGTTGAACCGACAGGCGCCTTAAATCAAGCTCCAAGAATAACAACTCCTACAAGAGATGGACTACCCTATTTCGGGTATAGTATTTTTAGCAATGTACCCGACGCCTTCAAACCTAGTAATGTTGGGCCGGTAGATGAGGGGTATATTATTGGTCCTGAAGATGAAATGCGTTTAGCACTTTGGGGAGCCACAGAATTTCAATACGAATTAGCCGTAGATGCCGAAGGTCGAATTTTTATTCCAAGCATTGGCCAAATTACCGTAGCAGGACAAACGCTCAAAGAACTTCGTAGTTATTTAAAAACACGATTATCGCAAAGCTACTCAGGGCTAGTAAAAGATCCTCCAACTATCTTTTTAGATGTGACTCTTACTCGCTTACGCCCTATTCGCGTATTCGTAATTGGTGAGTTAAACAACCCTGGGGGGTATACTTTCAGCAGTTACTCAACCTTGTTTAATGTGCTTTATGGAGTAGGTGGACCAACCGTAAACGGTTCCTTGCGTGATATTCAATTGATTCGTGATGGGGAAGTAATCACGTCTTTTGATTTGTACGATTTCCTACTAAAAGGCTTAGATACGGGTTCTATAAGGCTACAAAACAACGATAGAATTTTTATACCACGCCGTAAGAATGAAGTAACCATTACCGGTCCTATAGGTCGACCTGCTATCTATGAACTTAAAGAAGGAGAAAGTTTAAACGATCTGTTAACTTTTGCAGGTAATCTTAAGCCTCAAGCTTATGGAAAACGATTTCATGTAAACAGGATAATCCCTCTTAACGAACGTCAAGACCCAAGTGTAGCTCGAACTGTACTTGATTATAATCTTGAAAAAGTATTAGCGGGTGAAGTGAGCTATGTACCAGAAAATGGTGATCGTGTTCAGATATTGAATATTTCAGATCGCCTTGAAAACATCGTGTACATCCAAGGAGCGGTGTACCAACCAGGTTCTTATGAAATCAATGGCGATATTCAAACCGTCAAAGATCTTATTGCTGCCGCTGATGGTATAAGAGGAGATGCTTTTACTAAACGTCTAGAATTAGTTAGAACCAATGAAGATCTTACTAAAGATTTTTTCTCGCTCAACTTTGAAGCAGTAATGAATGAGAATGCTACGGTAAATATGAAGCTACAAAGATTAGATCGAATTCAGGTTTATTCTAATTCTGTAGAACGTATAACCAATAAATTTGTGCAAATATTTGGTGCGGTGCAGAAGCCCGGTACCTATGAGTTCAGCGATGGAATGAACTTGAGCGATGTGATATTGAACGCAGGTGGCTTTACCGAAGGAGCGTATTTAGGGGAAGTGGAAGTGTCACGATTAGAAAAACCCGAAGACAGAAATAGCAAATCCATTCAGCTTTTTAAAGAACTCATTACTGACGATGCGAACAAAGATGCATTTTACCATCCTACCTTAATGGATGGGTTGATGGACGAAGCAAAGACTTTTGGTCTAATGCATCGAGATAAAATTTATGTAAGAAATAATCCTCGTTTTGAACAACAAGCCACCATTACGATCCGTGGAGAAGTGGTATTTCCAGGTACATACACCTTGTTAAGCGAAAACGAAAAATTGACCGATGTGTTTAGAAGAGCAGGGGGCCTTACGGTTGAAGGTTATGCCAAAGGTGCCAAACTCTACAGAAATGACCGTCAAGTAATTATTGATATTAGTGAAGCACTAATTGGGCGTTCCATGAGTGATATGGAGTTACTCCCAGGAGATGAAATTGTAGTTCCAAGAGTACCGAATACCGTAGCGGTTTCAGGAAATGTTGGAGTACAAGGTTTAGTGAAATTTGTACCCGGTAAAAAAGTGTCCTACTACTTAGAACGGGTTGGCGGGATGCAAAAAGAAAGTGAAAAACGCGTACTATTAACTCAGCCAGATGGAACTACTTATTCTGTGAAAAGAAAAGGGTGGTTTAGGAAAAACCCAGAAGTGTACGACGGCGCTCAGATTATTGTGCAACGTAAACCAGTAGAAACTCAAAAAGAGAAAATGACACCTCGAGAATTTCTTCAGGAAACAACGGCTATTTTGACCAGTACTCTTACCGTGATTCTACTCATAGATCGACTCGGAAACTAA
- a CDS encoding ComEA family DNA-binding protein: protein MTPVHLIAQQQDSTRTKIRSQIERSFNEVELGEDDNGEQLLLFLEELAANPVNVNSASIDRLLQVPGFNLKLAQALIRYRSAQPLEQITDLMKVPGIGRVTFERMSAFVTIGGSTERFRALYLNPDYWTQNLKPEYLIRYQQVLEEQEGYKRRESEGGYIGSAAKVYQRIRVAGKHLQFNMTQEKDAGEPWGGGLGFDYTSAHLALKDNGWLKDFVIGDFALNMGQGLVMWNGGAFGKGREVVGTVGKNERGVRGYSSAQESGAFRGVAFTYGGDVELTGFYSRRNFTASIVGEDSTRFPSSAGFHRTQSERDRRYNTGHTLWGGRVRAVHPYGIFGATYYGTRFDDYIVKGSALSARYYFEGKNHSVAGLDYKGIFGQVLFFGEVARSENGGIGWVSGLETSLGSATDLSLLYRDYAKDFQSIYGAGFGEQSSAPQNEEGFYIGLRHVLNRKTVIGLYADQYQFEAPISGIDQPSQGFDILADIEWNPTQSMNTLVLFRMETKDKEEIFTNNEGRDESRVYNSKRISARIQLAYQQTRSLRWRTRFEQVWVPAAGGEEQQRGVLLYQDLRIQPNTKLKIDVRVTLFDTDSFDARVYQFENDLLYVLSNKALSDTGKRMYAVVNYEWSENVEFWLKYSITQFQNKQVISTGLNQIIGDTRSDIGAQMRLKF from the coding sequence ATGACCCCTGTTCATTTAATAGCTCAACAGCAGGATTCAACACGCACTAAAATCAGAAGTCAAATTGAGCGCTCTTTTAATGAAGTTGAGTTAGGTGAAGATGACAACGGGGAACAGTTATTACTATTTCTGGAAGAACTAGCGGCAAATCCTGTGAATGTAAATTCAGCTTCTATCGATAGACTATTACAGGTACCCGGCTTCAATCTAAAGCTTGCACAGGCACTCATTCGGTATCGATCGGCTCAGCCATTAGAACAGATTACAGACCTTATGAAGGTGCCGGGAATAGGAAGAGTAACCTTCGAACGCATGAGTGCTTTTGTAACCATTGGTGGTTCAACTGAGCGATTTCGGGCGCTTTATTTAAATCCAGATTATTGGACACAAAACTTAAAGCCTGAATACTTGATACGCTATCAACAGGTGTTGGAAGAGCAGGAGGGGTATAAAAGAAGAGAAAGTGAAGGAGGATATATTGGGAGTGCTGCTAAAGTATATCAACGTATACGAGTGGCAGGGAAACATCTTCAGTTTAATATGACCCAAGAAAAAGATGCCGGTGAGCCATGGGGTGGAGGACTCGGTTTCGATTACACTTCAGCACATTTGGCTCTAAAAGACAATGGCTGGCTCAAAGATTTTGTGATAGGGGATTTTGCCCTGAATATGGGCCAAGGTTTGGTAATGTGGAATGGCGGCGCTTTTGGAAAAGGCAGAGAAGTAGTGGGAACGGTAGGTAAAAATGAACGTGGGGTTCGAGGCTATAGCTCTGCTCAAGAAAGTGGTGCCTTTCGAGGTGTCGCCTTTACCTATGGCGGCGATGTAGAACTGACGGGGTTTTATTCTCGACGTAATTTCACGGCCTCAATTGTTGGGGAAGATTCTACAAGGTTTCCATCTTCAGCTGGATTTCATCGAACACAAAGTGAACGTGATAGAAGATACAATACGGGCCACACGCTGTGGGGAGGGCGGGTGCGTGCAGTTCATCCATATGGAATTTTTGGAGCAACTTACTACGGCACCCGTTTTGATGATTATATCGTAAAAGGAAGCGCGCTTTCGGCTAGATACTATTTTGAAGGTAAAAACCATTCCGTTGCAGGTCTAGATTATAAAGGCATATTTGGGCAAGTACTATTCTTTGGGGAAGTAGCCCGTTCTGAAAATGGAGGAATTGGATGGGTGAGTGGGCTCGAAACGAGCTTAGGTAGTGCCACAGATTTAAGTTTACTCTACAGAGATTATGCCAAAGACTTCCAATCTATTTACGGGGCCGGATTTGGGGAGCAGTCTTCCGCGCCTCAGAATGAAGAAGGGTTTTATATCGGGTTAAGACATGTATTGAATAGAAAAACAGTCATTGGGCTATATGCCGATCAATATCAGTTTGAAGCTCCAATATCGGGCATAGATCAACCCTCACAAGGATTCGATATATTAGCCGATATAGAATGGAACCCTACTCAAAGTATGAATACCCTCGTCTTGTTTCGGATGGAGACGAAGGATAAAGAAGAGATATTTACCAATAATGAGGGGAGGGATGAGTCGAGAGTGTATAATTCCAAACGGATAAGTGCTCGCATTCAATTGGCATATCAACAAACAAGAAGTTTGAGATGGCGCACTCGATTTGAACAGGTCTGGGTTCCAGCAGCGGGAGGGGAAGAACAGCAGCGCGGAGTATTACTTTATCAAGATCTTCGCATTCAGCCCAATACGAAATTAAAAATCGATGTGAGAGTGACTTTATTTGATACCGACTCATTTGATGCGAGAGTCTATCAATTTGAAAATGATTTGTTATACGTGCTAAGCAACAAAGCACTCAGTGATACAGGAAAGCGCATGTATGCCGTTGTGAATTACGAGTGGAGTGAAAATGTAGAGTTCTGGTTGAAATACAGTATTACCCAATTTCAGAATAAGCAAGTCATAAGTACTGGCTTAAACCAAATAATTGGAGATACAAGAAGTGATATTGGAGCGCAAATGCGCTTGAAATTTTGA
- a CDS encoding N-acylneuraminate cytidylyltransferase: MRVAFIPVRGGSKSIPLKNIRPLAGKPLIYWTMEAALHSGVFDHIYISTDSPEIEEVVVKHQQALAFTLIKRSAETATDKASTESAMLEFAEQFDFDEIALIQATSPLLKSEHIREAFEQKKHTNVDSLLTVCVQERFIWEEGTDGRAKPINYDPLNRPRRQDFEGLLVENGAMYITSKESLLATKCRISGTMGVYKMPPESYFEIDEPSDWQIAEALLKKDQSKNTPFTEVAASIKLFLSDVDGVLTDAGMYYTEFGDELKKFNTRDGMGFQLIREQGIKTGLVTSEITNIVKQRAKKLKIDFLHQGKRDHGKLEVAQQMCEKLGITLQEVAYIGDDINCLELIKAAGLSACPADAVDVIKEAAMVVCNKKGGEGCVREFAEMILAVRN; the protein is encoded by the coding sequence GTGCGAGTTGCATTCATACCTGTAAGAGGGGGTAGCAAAAGTATCCCCTTAAAGAATATAAGGCCTTTAGCGGGGAAGCCACTAATCTATTGGACGATGGAGGCGGCTTTGCATAGCGGAGTGTTTGACCACATCTATATCTCCACGGATTCCCCAGAAATTGAAGAAGTAGTAGTGAAGCATCAGCAAGCTTTGGCGTTTACGCTGATAAAGCGAAGTGCGGAAACAGCAACAGATAAGGCAAGTACAGAATCTGCAATGTTAGAATTCGCTGAGCAGTTTGACTTCGATGAAATAGCGTTGATACAAGCTACTTCACCACTATTAAAGAGTGAGCATATCCGAGAAGCTTTTGAGCAAAAGAAGCACACGAATGTAGATAGCCTTCTCACTGTATGTGTGCAAGAACGGTTTATTTGGGAAGAAGGAACAGATGGTAGAGCAAAGCCCATTAACTATGACCCATTGAATCGCCCACGTCGACAAGATTTTGAGGGTTTACTGGTTGAAAACGGCGCTATGTATATCACTTCAAAGGAATCATTACTCGCAACCAAATGTCGTATTTCGGGCACCATGGGTGTGTATAAAATGCCCCCTGAAAGTTATTTCGAAATCGACGAGCCTTCCGATTGGCAAATTGCCGAAGCACTTCTGAAAAAAGATCAAAGTAAAAATACCCCTTTCACCGAAGTGGCTGCATCCATAAAACTATTTTTAAGTGATGTGGATGGTGTGTTGACCGATGCAGGCATGTATTACACAGAATTTGGGGATGAGTTGAAGAAATTCAACACTCGAGATGGAATGGGTTTCCAATTGATTAGAGAACAAGGCATAAAAACAGGCTTAGTTACTAGCGAAATCACCAATATTGTAAAGCAACGAGCCAAAAAGTTGAAAATCGATTTTCTGCATCAAGGCAAACGTGATCATGGGAAACTTGAGGTAGCTCAACAAATGTGCGAGAAGCTTGGAATTACTTTACAAGAAGTGGCTTATATAGGGGATGACATCAATTGTCTAGAACTCATAAAAGCTGCTGGGCTTTCAGCTTGTCCAGCCGATGCCGTTGATGTAATCAAAGAAGCCGCAATGGTGGTTTGCAACAAGAAAGGTGGGGAAGGTTGTGTGCGGGAATTTGCCGAGATGATTTTGGCCGTTAGAAACTAA
- a CDS encoding N-acetylneuraminate synthase family protein, whose product MKAPKVIAEIGCNHKGQMEIAEEMIMMIAKFCKADYAKFQKRNPKEVLTPEQYNMPHPVEANSYGTTYGEHREFLEFDLDQHKQLKAWCEEQGIGYSTSVWDLTSAEEITSLNPDFIKIPSGTNQHYEVLNYLCEQFAGDIHVSVGMTTHEEERKLIDFFKERGRNKSLVLYSCTSGYPVPFEDIGLYEITRLIENYGEEVKQIGFSGHHLGIAADIAAMTLGAEWVERHFTLDRTWKGTDHAASLEPEGMRKLVRDLRNVSKALNYKESEILEIEKPQRDKLKWGI is encoded by the coding sequence ATGAAAGCTCCAAAGGTAATTGCTGAAATCGGTTGTAATCATAAAGGTCAGATGGAGATCGCCGAAGAAATGATCATGATGATCGCTAAATTCTGTAAGGCCGATTATGCTAAGTTTCAAAAGAGAAACCCTAAGGAAGTTCTTACCCCCGAGCAATACAATATGCCCCACCCCGTTGAGGCCAACTCATATGGTACAACCTATGGAGAGCATCGCGAGTTTTTAGAATTTGATTTAGATCAGCATAAACAGCTTAAAGCATGGTGTGAAGAACAAGGAATAGGTTACTCTACATCAGTGTGGGATTTAACCTCGGCCGAAGAGATTACATCGCTGAATCCTGACTTCATCAAAATACCATCGGGCACAAATCAGCACTATGAAGTACTGAACTATCTTTGCGAACAATTTGCAGGTGATATCCATGTGTCGGTTGGGATGACTACTCATGAAGAAGAACGTAAGCTCATCGATTTCTTTAAAGAACGTGGACGAAATAAAAGTTTGGTGCTATACAGTTGCACATCTGGATACCCCGTTCCTTTTGAAGATATTGGACTCTATGAAATCACCCGACTTATTGAAAACTATGGCGAAGAGGTAAAGCAAATAGGCTTTTCAGGGCACCATTTGGGCATTGCCGCTGATATTGCAGCTATGACTTTGGGGGCTGAATGGGTTGAGCGCCATTTCACCTTAGATCGAACATGGAAAGGCACCGATCACGCTGCATCATTAGAACCCGAAGGAATGCGTAAGTTAGTGCGTGATTTGAGAAATGTATCAAAAGCACTTAATTATAAAGAAAGTGAAATCCTAGAGATAGAAAAGCCACAAAGGGATAAACTTAAGTGGGGGATTTAA
- a CDS encoding DUF4835 family protein gives MHRINFTLFILLLFFFSEAQAQELNCTVTVNDAQLEGNSYTYISELKPRVEEYINDHRWTEVEFEEEERIECQIQIILESANSNYDFGSRIIMSARRPIYGTTTLTTSIILSDDNWQFNYPQGRTLIHDELQFDNLTGTLDFYMNVLLGYDFDSFSELGGEAYFQKAQQIVDLAQTTSAIGWTRAANNRRNKFNLIADLLNPSYRPLRVAYYQYHRLGLDAFTADAIAARTVVLQALTDIRDSKRRATSNYLYDLFFDTKSREISGIFNEATPQIRRQAYNLLVETDPGHLSDYNNLQN, from the coding sequence TTGCATAGAATCAACTTTACACTTTTTATTCTACTCCTTTTTTTCTTTAGCGAAGCACAAGCTCAAGAATTGAATTGCACCGTTACTGTAAACGATGCCCAATTAGAAGGAAATTCATACACCTATATATCTGAGCTTAAACCTCGTGTTGAAGAATACATAAACGACCACCGTTGGACTGAAGTTGAATTTGAGGAAGAGGAACGCATTGAATGCCAAATTCAAATCATTTTGGAGTCCGCCAATTCAAATTACGACTTTGGTTCTCGTATTATTATGAGTGCTCGCCGACCTATCTATGGCACTACCACACTTACTACATCCATTATTTTAAGTGATGACAATTGGCAGTTTAATTACCCACAAGGGCGAACCTTGATTCATGATGAACTACAGTTTGACAACTTAACGGGAACACTCGACTTTTATATGAATGTGTTATTAGGCTACGACTTTGATAGTTTTAGCGAGTTGGGTGGCGAGGCTTATTTTCAGAAAGCACAACAGATTGTTGATTTGGCACAAACGACCTCAGCTATTGGTTGGACGAGGGCTGCGAACAATCGTCGAAATAAATTCAATTTGATTGCTGATCTGCTCAATCCAAGTTACCGCCCTTTGCGCGTGGCTTATTACCAATATCACCGATTAGGATTAGATGCCTTTACAGCCGATGCCATAGCTGCCCGAACCGTGGTTCTTCAAGCGCTCACCGATATTCGAGACTCTAAGCGGCGAGCAACCAGCAACTATTTATATGATTTATTCTTCGATACGAAATCGAGAGAAATTTCTGGTATTTTCAATGAGGCAACGCCTCAAATAAGGCGACAGGCTTACAACCTCTTGGTGGAGACGGATCCTGGACATTTATCAGACTATAACAATCTGCAGAATTAA
- a CDS encoding electron transfer flavoprotein subunit beta/FixA family protein → MKFYICIKMVPDVYAPLQIKEGELIMDADRMVLNAYDASAVEEALVLKEKHGGEVEVVCIGPAKASETIRKALAMGADRATHILASGDEEYDSASYAKILGAFFKDKEYDILALGKQSQDTDSGLTGSMVAEILDLPYTTNAVGLEVEGDQLVVKRQGDTGQEMIALPTPCAVTCSNDMNDPRIPNLKGIMASKRKPIDQVEISALGVDEASLTASTKVTSYEEKPARQAGKKYEGEAEEVARQVAQLLDTEANVL, encoded by the coding sequence ATGAAATTCTATATATGTATTAAAATGGTGCCTGATGTATATGCACCACTTCAGATCAAAGAAGGCGAGCTAATTATGGATGCCGATCGTATGGTATTAAATGCCTACGATGCTTCGGCAGTTGAAGAAGCTTTAGTCTTAAAAGAAAAACATGGTGGCGAAGTTGAAGTTGTGTGCATTGGCCCAGCAAAAGCCTCTGAAACCATTCGTAAAGCTTTAGCTATGGGTGCCGATCGCGCTACTCATATTCTTGCTTCTGGTGATGAAGAGTATGACTCGGCTAGTTACGCAAAAATTTTAGGTGCGTTCTTCAAAGACAAAGAATACGACATTCTTGCTCTTGGTAAGCAATCGCAGGATACAGATTCAGGCTTAACCGGTAGTATGGTTGCTGAAATCTTAGACCTACCATACACTACAAATGCTGTAGGACTTGAGGTTGAAGGCGATCAGCTCGTGGTTAAACGCCAAGGTGATACTGGGCAGGAAATGATTGCACTGCCAACACCATGTGCTGTTACCTGCTCTAATGATATGAACGACCCTCGTATTCCAAACTTAAAAGGAATTATGGCTTCAAAGCGTAAGCCTATCGATCAAGTTGAGATTTCAGCATTGGGCGTAGACGAAGCTTCACTTACAGCAAGTACAAAAGTAACTTCTTATGAAGAGAAACCTGCACGACAGGCTGGTAAGAAATACGAAGGCGAAGCAGAAGAAGTAGCTCGCCAGGTTGCACAACTGTTGGACACAGAAGCCAACGTTCTTTAA
- a CDS encoding electron transfer flavoprotein subunit alpha/FixB family protein codes for MSTILTYIAIADGKIKRSSLEVLSHCKSLADAAGHSVEAVVIDANASNYVDGIKQYGPSKIHVIEDPIFKNHMNAPLLKALANVMSQVNPAVFAFASTEGTKDVLGALAANQDAAVIADVSSFSLTNDGVEAKRPVMAAKIMANTSATADKVIVSVRSGSYDLNESPADSEVVNVDFSFDESTMKATLKEIISATGDTVDLNEAEAIVAAGRGIKDEDGKALIAELASILNAGIGASRALTESGVYDPSLQIGQTGKVVSPQLYIAVGISGAIQHVAGMANSKVIVAINKDPDAPIFEVADYGIVGDLYKVLPPFIEEIKKIKN; via the coding sequence ATGAGTACGATTTTAACCTACATTGCTATTGCCGACGGCAAAATCAAACGTTCGTCACTAGAAGTATTATCCCATTGTAAAAGCCTTGCTGATGCAGCAGGTCATTCTGTTGAAGCTGTTGTTATTGATGCGAACGCTTCAAATTATGTAGACGGTATCAAGCAGTACGGACCCTCTAAAATTCATGTAATCGAAGATCCAATCTTCAAAAATCACATGAATGCTCCATTACTAAAAGCATTGGCTAATGTAATGAGCCAAGTGAACCCAGCTGTATTTGCTTTTGCTTCAACGGAAGGCACTAAAGATGTGCTTGGAGCTCTTGCGGCAAACCAAGATGCTGCTGTAATTGCCGATGTTTCTTCATTCAGCCTAACCAACGATGGTGTGGAAGCTAAGCGCCCAGTTATGGCTGCAAAAATTATGGCTAACACTTCCGCTACAGCTGATAAAGTTATTGTTTCTGTTCGCTCTGGTTCATACGACCTGAACGAATCACCAGCTGATTCAGAAGTAGTTAATGTTGACTTCAGTTTCGATGAGTCGACTATGAAAGCGACTCTTAAAGAAATTATCTCGGCTACCGGCGATACTGTTGACTTAAACGAAGCCGAAGCTATTGTTGCAGCGGGTCGTGGAATAAAGGATGAAGATGGTAAAGCTTTAATAGCTGAGCTCGCAAGCATCCTTAATGCAGGTATCGGAGCATCTCGTGCTTTAACTGAATCTGGTGTATACGATCCAAGTTTACAAATTGGACAAACAGGTAAAGTGGTATCTCCTCAATTATACATTGCCGTAGGTATTTCTGGAGCTATACAGCACGTTGCTGGTATGGCAAACAGTAAAGTAATTGTGGCTATCAACAAAGACCCTGATGCTCCAATCTTTGAAGTAGCAGATTATGGAATCGTTGGAGACTTATACAAAGTACTTCCTCCGTTCATTGAAGAGATCAAAAAAATTAAAAACTAA
- a CDS encoding FAD-dependent oxidoreductase, whose translation MEDKFDCIVIGGGVAGLAAAMTLAKNNMKFLLIERGEFAGSKNVSGGVLWGSDLHKLVPNYWEDENGGWERFINHRRLTFMDEQSTFSLDFKSSHFEEKPYTGVVVLRSKFDNWLSSKVQEAIDASDYAMDSFIATDIKVDEVIMENDKAVGIRTGEDEFHADSVIIAEGVNNLLTRQVGLQDKYVPADHMLTGVKEIIRFDQKVLEDRFQLDGLSGMSNEFVGWATNGIEGGGFLYTNRDTISLGLVLGLKDLREKKQKPYDVLNHFKKHPTIANAIKGGEVVEYSAHVVSSGDSRVMPKELYKDGILLVGEAANLLMNAGKAIQGMDYAMRSGILAAETIVKAKEKGDYSSATLKEYRRVMDESYIMKDIKGFQDAVHLLHTDTMQNKVPNLVCDFGRQFFTIKNEPTPKSEKMLLGAIKRHSSLWELAKLGFKARKSL comes from the coding sequence ATGGAAGATAAATTTGACTGTATCGTAATTGGTGGTGGTGTTGCTGGCTTAGCAGCAGCAATGACGCTTGCCAAAAACAACATGAAATTCCTGCTCATTGAACGCGGTGAATTTGCGGGTTCAAAGAACGTATCAGGTGGAGTGCTATGGGGTTCAGATCTTCATAAACTCGTGCCTAATTATTGGGAAGATGAAAACGGAGGCTGGGAGCGTTTCATTAACCACCGCCGTCTTACTTTCATGGACGAGCAGTCAACCTTTTCATTAGACTTTAAATCATCTCATTTCGAAGAAAAGCCATACACTGGTGTAGTAGTACTTCGTTCGAAATTTGATAACTGGTTGTCTTCAAAAGTACAAGAAGCTATTGATGCGAGTGATTATGCGATGGATTCATTCATTGCCACCGACATCAAAGTGGATGAAGTAATCATGGAAAATGATAAAGCCGTAGGTATTAGAACAGGCGAAGATGAATTCCATGCTGACTCTGTAATTATCGCTGAAGGCGTTAACAATCTACTTACCCGCCAAGTGGGTCTTCAGGATAAATATGTTCCTGCCGATCATATGCTTACAGGAGTAAAAGAGATTATTCGTTTCGACCAAAAAGTTTTAGAAGACCGCTTTCAGCTGGATGGCCTCAGCGGTATGAGTAACGAATTTGTAGGTTGGGCTACGAATGGTATCGAAGGTGGTGGGTTTTTATATACCAACCGTGATACCATTAGCTTAGGATTGGTTCTTGGACTAAAAGATCTTCGTGAAAAGAAGCAAAAGCCTTATGATGTACTCAACCACTTCAAAAAACACCCTACCATTGCCAATGCTATCAAAGGCGGGGAAGTTGTAGAGTATTCAGCACATGTTGTGTCATCGGGCGATTCGCGTGTGATGCCAAAAGAGCTATATAAAGATGGCATCTTACTTGTAGGTGAAGCGGCAAACTTATTGATGAACGCTGGTAAGGCTATTCAAGGAATGGATTATGCTATGCGTTCAGGTATTCTTGCTGCTGAAACTATTGTGAAAGCTAAAGAAAAAGGCGATTACAGCTCAGCCACTTTAAAAGAATATAGACGAGTGATGGACGAGAGTTACATCATGAAGGATATCAAAGGATTCCAAGATGCGGTTCACTTATTGCATACCGACACTATGCAAAATAAGGTACCAAATTTAGTATGCGATTTCGGTCGTCAGTTCTTTACGATTAAAAATGAACCGACTCCAAAATCAGAAAAAATGTTACTGGGAGCTATCAAGAGACATTCCTCTCTATGGGAGCTTGCTAAATTAGGTTTTAAAGCACGGAAGTCTTTATAA
- a CDS encoding ferredoxin family protein, translating into MKLLSLPERLGLVSYRNQAKSEIKPHIIVDTDICNSGCPHKCTTWVCPANCYTMDDEGLVHFQVEDCIECGTCMYACDQGAVDWNYPDPEIGRGVTWNFG; encoded by the coding sequence ATGAAATTATTGAGTTTACCAGAACGATTAGGATTAGTGAGTTACAGAAATCAGGCGAAGTCTGAAATCAAGCCCCATATCATTGTTGATACAGACATATGTAATTCAGGCTGTCCGCATAAATGTACTACATGGGTGTGCCCAGCTAATTGCTATACCATGGATGATGAAGGCCTAGTTCACTTTCAGGTTGAAGATTGTATTGAATGTGGTACTTGTATGTATGCATGTGATCAAGGAGCGGTAGACTGGAATTATCCCGATCCTGAGATTGGTCGCGGCGTTACTTGGAATTTTGGGTAA